From a region of the Halanaerobium hydrogeniformans genome:
- a CDS encoding (Fe-S)-binding protein — protein MKTKTKRVFIPGCSLSSYSPELVGKVIDYLQNKLPGTGAILKCCGKPTKALGQYDEFKKRYAGLQEEIDALGADEIIVACQSCYLTMSASSPDQKVISLWELMPKIGMPEGTVGKAKDSDITFGVHDSCSTRDREDIHAGIRWIIDQLGYNTEEPPHTKENTRCCGFGGMVVPANPDLAQQIMEKRTAEFETDYLVTYCAACRASMIKGGKKAVHILNLIFGDVWTTESDFPGLEGSVASWVNRYKTKKKIQEVLS, from the coding sequence ATGAAAACGAAAACAAAAAGAGTATTTATTCCAGGTTGTAGCTTGTCTTCATATAGCCCGGAATTAGTAGGAAAAGTAATTGATTATTTACAAAATAAATTACCTGGCACTGGAGCAATTTTAAAATGCTGTGGTAAACCTACAAAAGCATTAGGCCAATATGATGAGTTTAAAAAACGCTATGCAGGTTTACAGGAAGAGATTGATGCCTTAGGTGCTGATGAAATAATAGTTGCCTGCCAGTCATGTTATTTAACAATGTCTGCTAGTAGTCCAGATCAAAAAGTAATTTCTTTGTGGGAGTTAATGCCTAAGATTGGTATGCCTGAAGGGACAGTTGGTAAAGCTAAAGATAGTGATATAACATTTGGTGTTCACGATTCTTGCTCGACCAGAGATAGAGAGGATATTCACGCTGGTATACGTTGGATTATAGATCAACTGGGTTATAATACAGAAGAACCACCACATACTAAAGAAAATACTAGATGTTGTGGTTTTGGAGGTATGGTTGTACCTGCTAACCCTGATTTAGCACAACAGATCATGGAAAAAAGGACTGCCGAATTTGAAACTGACTATTTAGTGACTTACTGTGCTGCCTGTAGAGCTTCAATGATCAAAGGTGGTAAAAAAGCTGTTCATATATTAAATTTAATATTTGGGGATGTATGGACAACAGAATCTGATTTTCCTGGACTTGAAGGATCAGTAGCAAGTTGGGTTAATCGCTATAAAACCAAGAAAAAAATTCAAGAAGTATTATCCTAA
- a CDS encoding PucR family transcriptional regulator, with the protein MNREEKILSLQQKYQKILLNDGGLQTLCNALIEEVDNPVFLLDKYQDDTIYISKALKADKEFYNYLEEKEIKASEEIFCEYDILIKRVVYQWKQKEVREVQVKLNHNDETLGFLVILEEKSLKKDACLAILQAAYAFSLKLHQNYIVQRLAQKCNSELIEDLINGRVKSKEELIKRGELAGWDLSLSYQLYTLRIDFSKIYSDDNKGTTLYYYELEEQIIRYLHRIIRTHIKSKYIIFSYDEDIVLLINYPNKTVQIENDIDLIYNKTQKAFKKVEIMAAGGLYTEDCREIADSFKKANYTLDFLENTEQEKNIVFYEGLGVLRLLWHLDKKELFNFADEYLSELIKYSLEKDNEWLETLEVFLEEDGDINVSSEKLSIHPNTMRYRIKQIQEILGLDFDNFDDKLNLTIAYKIYKFIISNEKFNYHFEENK; encoded by the coding sequence TTGAATAGAGAAGAAAAAATACTGTCCTTACAGCAGAAATATCAAAAGATCTTGTTAAATGATGGCGGATTGCAAACTCTATGTAATGCTCTGATTGAAGAAGTTGATAATCCTGTATTCTTATTGGATAAATACCAGGATGATACTATATATATTTCAAAAGCTCTTAAGGCTGATAAAGAATTTTATAATTATTTAGAAGAAAAAGAAATTAAAGCAAGTGAAGAAATATTTTGTGAATATGATATTTTAATTAAAAGAGTGGTTTATCAGTGGAAGCAAAAAGAGGTTAGAGAAGTTCAGGTTAAACTGAATCATAATGATGAGACACTTGGATTTTTAGTTATTCTAGAAGAAAAGAGTTTAAAAAAAGATGCCTGTTTAGCTATTTTACAGGCTGCTTATGCATTTTCATTGAAACTTCACCAAAATTATATTGTCCAACGACTTGCTCAAAAATGTAATAGTGAATTAATAGAGGATTTAATAAATGGCAGGGTTAAATCTAAAGAAGAACTTATTAAAAGAGGTGAACTGGCTGGTTGGGATTTAAGTTTATCTTATCAACTCTATACTTTAAGGATTGATTTCTCAAAAATTTATTCAGATGATAATAAAGGTACAACTCTTTATTATTATGAGCTTGAAGAACAGATTATTAGATATTTGCATCGGATTATTAGAACCCATATTAAATCAAAATATATTATTTTTTCTTATGATGAAGATATAGTATTATTGATTAATTATCCAAATAAGACAGTACAAATAGAAAATGATATTGATTTAATTTATAATAAAACACAAAAAGCTTTTAAAAAAGTTGAAATTATGGCTGCTGGAGGTCTATATACTGAAGACTGTAGAGAGATAGCTGATAGCTTTAAAAAAGCAAATTATACACTTGATTTTTTAGAAAATACTGAACAGGAAAAAAATATTGTTTTTTACGAAGGACTCGGGGTTTTAAGGTTATTGTGGCATCTCGACAAAAAAGAACTTTTTAATTTTGCAGATGAATATTTAAGTGAATTAATTAAATATTCCCTTGAAAAAGATAATGAGTGGTTAGAAACACTGGAGGTTTTTTTAGAAGAAGATGGAGACATCAATGTATCCTCTGAAAAATTAAGCATTCATCCAAATACTATGCGTTATAGGATTAAACAAATCCAGGAAATACTAGGGCTTGATTTTGATAATTTTGATGATAAATTAAATTTAACTATTGCTTATAAAATTTATAAGTTTATTATAAGTAACGAAAAATTCAATTATCATTTTGAGGAGAATAAATAA
- a CDS encoding TVP38/TMEM64 family protein, with the protein MTEEKKKNKKKLIITIAVIAIAAFVIHYFGLADYISRDNLNLLQDWVQGFGVMAPLIYIGLWIAACIFFLPGLPVAILGGLVFAPLPAIIYASLGSTLGATAAFLIGRYAARDLVEGWKEKNEHVKKIDDGVRKNGWRMLLLTRSVPVFPFNLQNYVYGLTDISLPLYFFVSWVTMIPGTTAYILMASALARGESPMQILMYIAIAGVLIVLVSLIPKFLDKSDVVDDVEVETNENNAK; encoded by the coding sequence ATGACAGAAGAAAAGAAGAAAAACAAGAAAAAACTTATAATTACTATAGCTGTAATAGCTATAGCAGCTTTTGTAATTCATTATTTTGGTTTAGCCGACTATATTAGTAGAGACAATCTTAATTTATTACAGGATTGGGTACAGGGCTTTGGGGTAATGGCTCCATTAATTTATATAGGTCTCTGGATAGCTGCCTGTATATTTTTCTTGCCTGGTTTACCTGTTGCAATTTTAGGAGGACTTGTTTTCGCTCCACTACCTGCAATTATTTATGCTTCATTAGGTTCAACTCTTGGAGCTACAGCAGCGTTTTTGATTGGTCGTTATGCTGCAAGAGACCTGGTTGAGGGCTGGAAAGAGAAGAATGAACATGTTAAAAAGATAGATGATGGAGTAAGGAAAAATGGCTGGAGAATGCTACTTTTAACAAGATCAGTTCCGGTTTTTCCATTTAATCTTCAAAACTATGTTTATGGTTTAACTGACATCAGTCTGCCATTATATTTCTTTGTCTCATGGGTAACCATGATACCTGGTACAACTGCATATATCTTAATGGCTTCTGCATTAGCTAGAGGAGAAAGTCCTATGCAGATATTAATGTATATCGCTATTGCTGGTGTGCTAATAGTTCTGGTATCATTAATTCCTAAATTCCTCGATAAATCTGATGTAGTTGATGATGTAGAAGTAGAAACAAATGAAAATAATGCTAAGTAA
- a CDS encoding YeeE/YedE thiosulfate transporter family protein produces the protein MKQQEYEQQNNWQLKLAVIIIIFSIYIYLYLSNSLEITLAKSWVFGLIVGFILQRSRICFTAALRDPFLFGLTKLSRALILSTIIVSIGFAYIQYQQQLNGLPVQGKFVPLGWHIPIGAFVFGLGAAVSGGCASGTLTRLGEGYKLQWVVIVGFIAGSVHGSYDASFWYQLIRSQKTTHLPQLVGWGNALVLQIIFLLFLYLLSYWWEKHKF, from the coding sequence ATGAAGCAGCAGGAGTATGAACAGCAGAATAACTGGCAGTTAAAATTGGCTGTAATTATTATAATTTTTTCTATATATATCTATTTATATTTGAGTAATAGTTTAGAAATAACTCTTGCTAAAAGTTGGGTTTTTGGTTTAATAGTTGGTTTTATTTTACAGCGATCAAGAATTTGTTTTACTGCTGCATTAAGAGATCCGTTTTTGTTTGGATTAACAAAACTCAGTAGAGCATTAATTTTATCTACAATTATTGTTAGTATTGGTTTTGCTTATATACAATACCAGCAACAGCTTAATGGTTTACCGGTTCAGGGTAAATTTGTTCCATTAGGGTGGCATATTCCAATCGGAGCTTTTGTTTTTGGTCTGGGTGCTGCAGTAAGCGGTGGTTGTGCTTCTGGAACCCTGACCAGATTGGGGGAAGGTTATAAACTGCAGTGGGTAGTTATAGTAGGCTTTATTGCTGGTTCTGTACACGGCAGCTATGATGCTTCCTTTTGGTATCAATTAATTAGAAGTCAAAAAACGACTCATTTACCTCAGCTTGTCGGTTGGGGAAATGCTTTAGTTTTACAAATAATATTTTTGCTTTTTTTATATTTGCTCAGTTACTGGTGGGAAAAGCATAAATTTTAA
- a CDS encoding class I SAM-dependent methyltransferase: MNFIRKNEKLRNFVFNKLSKSWAEDKFKRINNFLNKDEKILDLGAGKCALSFILKKEGYNVTSVDVENLSLTDQIEPIIYDGENLPFADNSFDTVLLLTVLHHIPEPEIVLKEALRVADKVIIIEDVYTNPVQKYLTYFTDSLFNFEFIGHPHSNKTDKEWKETFKKLNLSLLYTKKENVLKFYTQALYHLQKNN; the protein is encoded by the coding sequence ATGAATTTTATAAGAAAAAATGAAAAATTAAGGAACTTCGTTTTTAATAAGCTCAGTAAAAGTTGGGCTGAAGATAAATTTAAAAGAATAAATAATTTTTTAAATAAAGATGAAAAAATTCTCGACCTGGGAGCAGGCAAATGTGCGTTAAGTTTTATCTTAAAAAAGGAAGGCTATAATGTTACTTCAGTGGATGTTGAAAATTTGAGTTTAACTGATCAAATTGAACCTATTATCTATGATGGGGAAAACCTCCCCTTTGCTGACAACAGCTTTGATACTGTTTTATTATTAACAGTTCTTCATCATATACCCGAGCCAGAAATAGTCTTGAAAGAGGCCCTCAGAGTAGCTGATAAAGTAATAATAATTGAAGATGTTTATACTAATCCAGTTCAAAAATATTTAACATACTTTACAGATAGTTTATTTAACTTCGAATTTATTGGCCATCCTCACAGTAATAAAACTGATAAGGAATGGAAAGAAACATTTAAAAAACTTAATTTGAGTTTGCTTTATACTAAAAAAGAAAATGTTTTGAAGTTTTATACGCAAGCTTTATATCACCTGCAAAAAAATAATTAA
- a CDS encoding ISNCY family transposase translates to MSQTQLNRYHVISMVIDKSMTNSEAAQALDLSVRQIIRLKKGVKKEGPSFLVHKNKGRKPSHAFSEDFVSKIVALKKSDSYQSANFMHFQELLEEHENITISYNALHTILSSNGVKSPKKHRKKKVHHRRKRKAKEGQLIQIDASPHDWFGTGEKYDIHGAIDDSTGKIMGLYMTKNECRQGYFETLRSVVLNYGIPVSIYTDRHTIFRSPKADKLTIEEQLAGKTVKDTQFGRAMKELGITMIPARSPQAKGRIERLWDTLQSRLPVEFKIAGISTIEQANEFFADYLIKFNEKFAVAPEDTICAFRTLPEEICIDNILCVKEERILDNGLTFSFYNQRFKVVTNSMSVYPKSKIKVLLSPKFGVKAQYGEKIYDVIHWTEHKKSKVKKSKTNSNNKYRPDDGHYYKYGHQAWPKVTFEDSDHDILKMLEKIFLTQIA, encoded by the coding sequence ATGTCCCAAACACAATTGAATAGGTATCATGTCATTTCTATGGTCATTGATAAAAGTATGACCAACTCAGAAGCTGCACAGGCTTTAGACCTTAGTGTTCGCCAAATAATTCGTTTGAAGAAAGGTGTGAAAAAAGAAGGTCCATCATTTTTAGTTCATAAAAATAAAGGTCGTAAACCTAGTCATGCTTTTTCTGAGGATTTCGTCAGTAAAATTGTTGCCCTGAAAAAATCAGACTCGTATCAAAGTGCTAACTTCATGCATTTTCAAGAATTACTAGAAGAACATGAAAACATCACCATTAGTTACAACGCACTTCACACTATTTTAAGCAGCAATGGTGTCAAAAGTCCCAAAAAGCATCGCAAAAAGAAAGTTCATCACCGTCGTAAACGCAAAGCAAAAGAAGGCCAATTAATCCAAATTGATGCCAGTCCACACGACTGGTTTGGTACTGGAGAGAAATATGACATTCATGGTGCCATAGATGATTCTACCGGTAAAATAATGGGCCTTTACATGACTAAAAACGAGTGCCGACAGGGATATTTTGAAACTTTAAGATCTGTGGTCTTAAATTATGGTATACCCGTCAGTATTTATACCGATAGACATACTATCTTCCGTTCACCTAAGGCAGACAAACTTACAATTGAAGAACAACTTGCTGGTAAAACTGTTAAAGATACTCAGTTTGGAAGAGCCATGAAAGAACTTGGAATTACTATGATCCCTGCACGCTCACCGCAAGCTAAAGGCCGTATTGAAAGATTATGGGATACTCTCCAAAGCAGACTGCCTGTTGAATTTAAGATAGCAGGTATATCCACTATCGAGCAGGCTAATGAGTTTTTTGCTGACTACTTAATCAAATTTAATGAAAAATTTGCTGTAGCACCTGAAGACACCATTTGCGCTTTTAGAACTCTTCCTGAAGAAATTTGTATAGATAATATACTTTGCGTTAAGGAAGAAAGAATACTTGATAATGGACTAACTTTTTCTTTTTATAATCAGCGCTTCAAGGTCGTTACTAATAGTATGTCAGTCTATCCAAAATCGAAAATCAAAGTTCTTCTTAGTCCTAAATTCGGTGTGAAAGCACAATATGGTGAAAAAATTTATGATGTTATCCATTGGACTGAACATAAAAAATCAAAAGTTAAAAAGAGTAAAACTAATTCTAATAACAAATACAGACCAGACGATGGGCATTATTATAAATATGGACATCAAGCCTGGCCAAAAGTAACTTTTGAAGACAGTGATCACGATATACTGAAAATGCTGGAAAAAATATTTCTCACTCAAATTGCCTGA
- a CDS encoding FAD-dependent oxidoreductase yields MQLTEKVLNEMNEVIEDCLADEPPYCQARCPLDIDVQGYITLVRDGKYKEAIRLIREKTIFPGILGRVCAHPCEEECKRGELEEALSIKNLKRFAADMADNPADWDLSREAETGKKIAVIGAGPSGAVAAYHLQKEGHQVNIYEKLPEVGGMLRFGIPAYRLPHDIIDYEYSILEKLGVEIHLNTEVGKDIEFAQLKEDFDAVYVAAGAHKGIMIPIDGADLEGVLIGADFLRDAALGNEVEIGKKIVVIGGGNVAMDVARTAWRLGAEEINVACLESGNEIPAHSWEIEDAEEEGIIMNPGWGPKEIKGEENVEGITLKKCEQVFDSEGNFNPAYCEDNLREIEAETVIFAIGQRADDSFVEDEAVELNQTDEITLQSETENVFVGGDCKGTPLLAVEAMAHGRKAAISIDRYLKDEDLFADRENEGAYETKLEKEIDPQEPVRRRVDMRMIDVEERKNNFNEVELGFNIAEAKGESLRCLECECKECVKDCLMLEKYCDSPKALFQEVIDVGIDPLVYYSCNMCSQCTLVCPQEFELKDRFMDLRKIAVKENNGESPIKGHNAIKWHQRLGFSKFFTTSQPASDKEEDSK; encoded by the coding sequence GTGCAGTTAACAGAAAAAGTGCTTAATGAAATGAATGAAGTTATTGAAGATTGTTTGGCAGATGAACCACCATATTGCCAGGCAAGATGTCCGTTGGATATTGATGTCCAGGGTTATATTACTTTAGTTAGAGATGGCAAATATAAAGAAGCTATCAGATTGATCAGAGAGAAAACTATTTTCCCTGGAATTTTAGGAAGAGTTTGTGCCCACCCTTGTGAAGAGGAATGCAAAAGGGGAGAACTTGAAGAAGCTCTTTCTATTAAAAATTTAAAACGCTTTGCAGCTGATATGGCAGACAACCCTGCAGATTGGGACTTAAGCCGTGAAGCAGAAACTGGCAAAAAAATTGCGGTTATTGGTGCTGGTCCTTCAGGAGCAGTTGCAGCTTATCATTTACAGAAAGAAGGACACCAGGTAAATATTTATGAAAAACTTCCAGAGGTAGGAGGAATGCTTAGATTTGGTATTCCCGCTTATCGTTTACCTCATGATATTATTGACTATGAATATAGTATCTTAGAAAAACTAGGTGTAGAAATTCATCTAAATACTGAAGTTGGAAAAGACATCGAATTTGCTCAATTAAAAGAAGATTTTGATGCTGTTTATGTTGCAGCAGGTGCTCATAAGGGTATTATGATACCTATAGATGGAGCAGATCTAGAAGGTGTATTAATCGGTGCTGACTTTTTACGTGATGCTGCTTTAGGCAATGAAGTAGAAATTGGTAAAAAGATAGTAGTAATTGGTGGTGGAAATGTTGCAATGGATGTTGCACGTACTGCCTGGAGACTTGGTGCAGAAGAAATAAATGTAGCATGTTTGGAAAGTGGAAATGAAATTCCTGCTCACTCCTGGGAAATCGAAGATGCAGAAGAAGAAGGAATAATAATGAACCCTGGTTGGGGTCCAAAAGAGATTAAGGGTGAAGAAAATGTTGAAGGAATTACCTTAAAGAAATGTGAACAGGTTTTTGATAGTGAAGGTAATTTTAATCCAGCATACTGTGAAGACAACTTAAGAGAAATTGAAGCAGAGACAGTAATTTTTGCCATTGGACAGAGAGCAGACGATTCTTTTGTTGAAGATGAAGCAGTTGAGCTAAATCAGACTGATGAAATAACTCTACAGTCAGAAACAGAAAATGTTTTTGTAGGTGGAGATTGCAAAGGGACTCCTCTTTTAGCTGTAGAAGCAATGGCTCACGGAAGAAAAGCTGCAATTTCTATTGATAGATATTTAAAAGATGAAGATTTATTCGCAGATCGTGAAAACGAAGGTGCTTATGAAACGAAATTAGAAAAAGAAATTGATCCTCAAGAACCTGTAAGACGCAGGGTAGATATGAGAATGATTGATGTTGAAGAACGCAAAAATAACTTTAATGAAGTAGAATTAGGTTTTAATATTGCTGAAGCTAAGGGTGAATCACTACGCTGCTTAGAATGTGAATGTAAAGAATGTGTTAAAGACTGCTTAATGTTAGAAAAATATTGTGACTCACCAAAAGCATTATTCCAGGAAGTAATAGATGTTGGAATAGATCCTTTAGTTTATTATTCCTGTAATATGTGCAGTCAATGTACCTTAGTTTGTCCACAAGAATTTGAACTAAAAGATCGCTTCATGGATTTAAGGAAAATTGCTGTTAAAGAAAATAATGGTGAATCACCAATTAAAGGCCATAACGCTATTAAATGGCATCAAAGATTAGGATTTTCTAAGTTCTTTACAACTAGTCAACCGGCTTCTGATAAAGAGGAGGACTCTAAATAA
- a CDS encoding sulfurtransferase, translating into MEKKTIIVLLVAVLIIGGGLFYESTLYTDLEIDMENYVPIEERGYENTDSLISAMELNEIKGNDDVAIIDFRRADAYSMGHIPGAIQVWRSDVTDPDHEYAGMRISHEGLAEWLGENGISHDDTVVVYTSGGGHDATRMWWMMTMLGHEDVRILDGQLDFWRALDYDIALSSPGRDAVEYEMGEVDESMLVDADDILAAIDDDDKNIVDTRAEDEFTGAEKLNPAERAGRIPTPIWIEWTENLNDDNLIKTADELREIYEEQGVTPDKAAYNYCQSGVRSSHTTFVLSQLLGYEDVANYDGSWIEWSSREDLPIETDQ; encoded by the coding sequence GTGGAAAAAAAGACGATAATAGTTTTATTAGTGGCTGTTTTAATTATTGGTGGGGGTTTATTTTATGAATCAACTCTTTATACTGATTTAGAAATTGACATGGAAAATTATGTCCCAATTGAAGAAAGAGGTTATGAAAATACAGATTCTTTAATTAGTGCTATGGAGCTTAATGAGATCAAAGGTAATGATGATGTTGCAATAATTGATTTCAGAAGAGCGGATGCTTATTCTATGGGTCATATTCCAGGTGCTATTCAGGTTTGGAGATCAGATGTAACTGATCCAGATCATGAATATGCTGGTATGAGAATTTCTCATGAAGGTTTAGCCGAATGGCTTGGTGAAAATGGAATCAGTCATGATGATACAGTAGTTGTTTATACTTCAGGTGGTGGCCACGATGCTACAAGAATGTGGTGGATGATGACTATGTTAGGCCATGAAGATGTACGAATACTGGATGGTCAGTTAGATTTCTGGCGTGCCCTTGACTATGATATTGCACTTTCTAGCCCAGGTAGAGATGCTGTAGAATATGAGATGGGTGAAGTTGATGAATCAATGCTTGTTGATGCAGATGATATATTAGCTGCTATTGATGATGACGATAAAAACATTGTAGATACTCGTGCTGAAGATGAATTTACTGGTGCGGAGAAATTGAATCCAGCTGAGAGAGCAGGGAGAATTCCTACTCCTATCTGGATAGAATGGACAGAAAATCTCAATGATGATAATTTAATTAAAACTGCTGATGAATTAAGAGAAATTTATGAGGAACAAGGGGTAACTCCTGATAAAGCCGCATATAATTATTGTCAGTCAGGTGTTAGATCATCTCATACAACTTTTGTTTTAAGCCAGTTACTCGGCTATGAAGATGTAGCTAATTATGATGGTTCCTGGATTGAGTGGAGTTCTAGAGAAGATCTTCCTATTGAGACAGATCAATAA
- a CDS encoding sulfurtransferase TusA family protein: MDKHLDCTGEPCPLPLIKTEKEMNKLKIGDKLFIELDHTCSMTNIPEWARKKIMR, from the coding sequence GTGGATAAACATTTAGACTGTACGGGGGAGCCGTGTCCTCTTCCTTTAATAAAAACAGAAAAAGAAATGAATAAATTAAAAATAGGTGACAAATTATTTATTGAATTAGACCATACCTGTTCAATGACAAATATTCCTGAATGGGCTCGAAAAAAAATTATGAGGTAG
- a CDS encoding YeeE/YedE thiosulfate transporter family protein: MNGKSLLQRLTEKRAEAWDIAFKKPWPYWFGGILLAVVNIIYFAVSGEIWSITSGFARLGAWIISLFGVGVENWEAWQYYEYTLPWLDKYSWSNFGIIIGALIAILLAGQFKLKKIKNKKQFVTVLIGGWLMGYGARIAIGCNIGGLYTAFASLALNAWLYLPFIILGIYSGSKLLIKLIDY, from the coding sequence GTGAATGGAAAATCACTATTACAAAGACTAACTGAAAAAAGAGCTGAAGCATGGGATATAGCATTTAAAAAACCATGGCCTTATTGGTTTGGTGGTATCTTGCTTGCTGTAGTTAATATTATCTATTTTGCTGTTTCAGGAGAGATTTGGTCAATAACAAGTGGTTTTGCCAGATTAGGTGCCTGGATAATTTCTCTGTTTGGAGTAGGTGTTGAAAATTGGGAAGCCTGGCAGTATTACGAATATACCTTGCCCTGGCTTGATAAATACAGCTGGTCAAATTTCGGCATAATTATTGGTGCTTTAATAGCAATTTTATTAGCAGGGCAGTTTAAATTAAAAAAAATAAAAAACAAAAAACAATTTGTTACTGTTTTAATTGGTGGCTGGTTAATGGGTTATGGTGCACGGATAGCAATTGGCTGTAATATTGGGGGTTTATATACTGCATTTGCTTCTTTGGCGTTAAATGCCTGGCTTTATCTCCCTTTTATCATTTTAGGAATTTATAGTGGAAGTAAGCTTTTAATTAAGTTAATTGACTATTAA